A window of the Kosakonia sp. BYX6 genome harbors these coding sequences:
- the menB gene encoding 1,4-dihydroxy-2-naphthoyl-CoA synthase — MIYPDENMLYAPVEWRDCSEGFSDIRYQKSADGIAKITINRPAVRNAFRPLTVKEMIQALADARYDDNVGVIILTGEGEKAFCAGGDQKVRGDYGGYQDDSGVHHLNVLDFQRQIRTCPKPVVAMVAGYSIGGGHVLHMMCDLTIAAENAIFGQTGPKVGSFDGGWGASYMARIVGQKKAREIWFLCRQYDAKQALDMGLVNTVVPLAELEKETVRWCREMLQNSPMALRCLKAALNADCDGQAGLQELAGNATMLFYMTEEGQEGRNAFNQKRQPDFSKFKRNP, encoded by the coding sequence ATGATCTACCCCGATGAAAACATGCTCTACGCGCCGGTTGAATGGCGTGACTGCTCCGAAGGTTTCTCCGATATTCGTTATCAGAAATCTGCCGACGGCATCGCCAAAATCACTATCAACCGCCCGGCAGTGCGCAACGCGTTCCGCCCGCTGACGGTGAAAGAGATGATTCAGGCGCTGGCCGATGCGCGTTATGACGACAATGTGGGCGTGATCATTTTGACGGGCGAAGGGGAGAAAGCTTTCTGTGCCGGTGGCGATCAGAAAGTGCGTGGCGATTACGGCGGCTACCAGGATGACTCTGGCGTGCATCACCTCAACGTTCTTGATTTCCAGCGCCAAATTCGCACCTGCCCGAAACCTGTCGTGGCGATGGTGGCTGGTTACTCCATCGGCGGTGGCCACGTGCTGCACATGATGTGTGATCTGACCATCGCGGCGGAAAACGCTATTTTCGGCCAGACCGGCCCGAAAGTCGGCTCCTTCGACGGCGGTTGGGGCGCGTCCTACATGGCGCGTATTGTCGGGCAGAAAAAAGCCCGCGAAATCTGGTTCCTCTGTCGCCAGTACGATGCAAAACAAGCGCTGGATATGGGGCTGGTCAATACCGTTGTGCCGCTCGCCGAACTGGAAAAAGAGACCGTACGCTGGTGTCGTGAAATGCTGCAAAACAGCCCGATGGCGCTGCGCTGCCTGAAAGCGGCGCTCAATGCCGACTGCGATGGTCAGGCGGGTCTGCAAGAGCTGGCGGGCAATGCCACCATGCTGTTCTACATGACCGAAGAAGGGCAGGAAGGCCGCAACGCCTTTAACCAGAAACGCCAGCCTGACTTCAGCAAATTTAAACGGAATCCGTAA
- the rbn gene encoding ribonuclease BN, whose translation MELIFLGTSAGVPTRARNVTAILLNLQHPTRAGLWLFDCGEGTQHQMLRTAFHPGKLDNIFITHLHGDHLFGLPGLLCSRSMAGNVQPLHIYGPKGIREFVETALRLSGSWTDYPLTIEEVTPGLVVDDGLRKVTAFPLAHPVECYGYRIEEHDKPGALNAAALAADGVPAGPLFQTLKAGGSVTLEDGRVIHGADYLAPAEPGKKLAIFGDTSPCPASLELARNVDVMVHEATLENAMEEKANSRGHSSARQAAQLAVDAGAGKLIITHISSRYDARGSVLLLEECRALFAQTRLAEDFAVVRI comes from the coding sequence GTGGAATTGATTTTCTTAGGCACCTCCGCTGGCGTACCGACGCGGGCACGTAATGTCACCGCGATACTGCTGAATTTACAGCATCCGACCCGCGCGGGGCTGTGGCTGTTCGATTGTGGTGAAGGCACTCAGCATCAGATGCTGCGCACCGCATTTCATCCCGGCAAGCTGGACAACATTTTTATCACCCATCTGCATGGCGATCATCTTTTCGGCCTGCCGGGATTGCTGTGCAGCCGTTCGATGGCGGGCAATGTCCAGCCGCTGCATATTTATGGCCCGAAAGGCATTCGTGAATTTGTGGAAACCGCGCTGCGCCTGAGCGGTTCGTGGACGGATTATCCGCTGACGATTGAAGAGGTCACGCCAGGCCTGGTGGTGGATGACGGGCTGCGCAAAGTCACCGCATTCCCGCTGGCGCATCCGGTGGAGTGTTATGGCTATCGCATCGAAGAACACGATAAACCCGGCGCGCTGAACGCCGCTGCGCTGGCGGCAGACGGTGTGCCTGCCGGCCCGCTATTTCAGACGCTGAAAGCCGGGGGTTCAGTCACGCTCGAGGACGGTCGCGTGATTCATGGCGCAGATTATCTCGCGCCCGCTGAACCCGGCAAAAAGCTGGCAATTTTTGGCGATACTTCACCCTGTCCGGCGTCGCTGGAACTGGCACGAAATGTTGACGTCATGGTGCACGAAGCCACGCTTGAAAACGCAATGGAAGAAAAAGCCAACAGCCGTGGGCACAGTTCGGCGCGTCAGGCGGCGCAGCTGGCGGTGGACGCGGGTGCGGGCAAGCTGATTATCACGCACATCAGTTCGCGCTATGACGCGCGCGGCAGCGTTTTACTGCTGGAAGAGTGTCGTGCGTTGTTTGCACAAACGCGGCTGGCGGAAGATTTTGCCGTTGTTCGTATCTGA
- a CDS encoding chemotaxis protein produces the protein MDNFQKDIDDRANLTLSNRFELLLFRLGTSLEATKSELFGINVFKLREIVPMPTFTRPAGMKPPLLGMVNIRDQVIPVIDLAAVAGCKPTTGLNILLITEYARSVQAFAVESVENITRLDWKQVHTAEKAINGRYITSIACLDDDKDTNNLAMVLDVEQILYDIVPADHDVHGEHVPDKKFNLKPGSVAIVAEDSKVARAMLEKGLNAMEIPNAMHITGKDAWEKIQLLTQQAEKEGVPVSDKISMVLTDLEMPEMDGFTLTRLIKTDPRLKNIPVVIHSSLSGSANEDHVRKVQADGYVAKFEINELSAVIQEVLDRAANNVRGPLISHHQMTSTPLLAK, from the coding sequence ATGGATAATTTCCAGAAAGACATCGATGACAGGGCGAATCTTACTCTGTCGAACCGGTTTGAGCTGTTGCTGTTTCGCCTTGGCACATCGTTAGAAGCCACTAAATCAGAGCTGTTTGGCATTAACGTTTTTAAATTGCGCGAAATCGTTCCGATGCCCACCTTTACACGCCCTGCGGGAATGAAGCCGCCATTACTGGGCATGGTCAACATTCGCGATCAGGTGATCCCGGTGATTGACCTGGCCGCCGTAGCGGGTTGTAAACCGACTACCGGCCTTAACATTTTGCTGATTACGGAATATGCCCGTAGCGTTCAGGCGTTTGCCGTCGAGTCCGTGGAAAACATTACGCGCCTGGACTGGAAACAGGTGCACACGGCGGAGAAAGCGATTAACGGTCGCTATATCACCAGCATCGCTTGCCTCGATGACGACAAGGACACCAACAACCTGGCGATGGTGCTGGACGTAGAGCAGATCCTGTATGACATCGTTCCGGCGGATCATGATGTTCACGGCGAGCATGTGCCGGACAAGAAATTCAATCTGAAGCCGGGTTCCGTGGCGATTGTGGCAGAAGACTCCAAAGTGGCGCGCGCCATGCTGGAAAAAGGCCTCAACGCAATGGAAATCCCCAACGCAATGCACATCACCGGCAAAGATGCGTGGGAGAAAATCCAGCTTCTCACCCAACAGGCTGAAAAAGAAGGCGTGCCGGTCAGCGATAAGATTTCGATGGTGCTGACCGACCTCGAAATGCCGGAAATGGACGGCTTCACCTTAACGCGTTTGATCAAAACCGATCCGCGCCTGAAAAATATTCCGGTGGTGATCCACTCATCGCTCTCCGGTAGCGCCAACGAAGATCACGTGCGTAAAGTGCAGGCCGACGGCTATGTTGCGAAGTTCGAGATCAACGAACTTTCCGCCGTGATTCAGGAAGTGCTGGATCGCGCAGCCAATAATGTGCGCGGCCCGCTGATTAGCCACCACCAGATGACGTCAACTCCGCTGCTGGCGAAGTAA
- the menH gene encoding 2-succinyl-6-hydroxy-2,4-cyclohexadiene-1-carboxylate synthase: MILHGHAMAGRQPQPWLVFLHGFSGDNREWQPVGATLENFPRLYLDLPGHGGSAALSIASFAEMDALLRATLVRYNILNYWLVGYSLGGRIALYHASQKPAGLNGVIVEGGHPGLIDDNVRAARLIADRQWCERLRQQPLAEVFDAWYRQPVFATLHEPQRAALVALRSKNNGTTLAAMLEATSLAQQPDLHSALRAVPFPIHYLYGEHDSKFQALATHVTRHCHAIPAAGHNAHRDNPAAVASALARILRLEIKDTL, translated from the coding sequence ATGATCCTGCACGGGCACGCCATGGCAGGGCGTCAGCCGCAACCGTGGCTGGTGTTTCTGCACGGCTTTTCCGGCGATAACCGCGAATGGCAGCCGGTTGGCGCCACGCTGGAGAATTTCCCGCGTTTGTACCTCGACCTGCCCGGTCATGGCGGTTCGGCGGCGCTTTCTATCGCCTCTTTTGCTGAAATGGACGCATTGCTGCGCGCGACCCTTGTTCGTTACAACATCCTTAACTACTGGCTGGTGGGTTACTCCCTCGGCGGGCGCATTGCCCTGTACCACGCCAGCCAGAAACCGGCCGGTTTAAACGGTGTGATTGTCGAAGGCGGTCACCCCGGCCTGATTGACGACAATGTCCGCGCGGCGCGGCTGATTGCCGACCGACAGTGGTGCGAACGCCTGCGCCAGCAACCGCTCGCCGAGGTGTTTGACGCCTGGTACCGGCAGCCGGTTTTCGCCACATTGCACGAACCGCAGCGCGCGGCGCTGGTGGCACTGCGCAGCAAAAACAACGGCACGACGTTGGCGGCAATGCTGGAGGCAACGTCGCTGGCGCAGCAGCCGGATCTGCACAGCGCCTTGCGGGCGGTACCTTTCCCAATTCATTATTTGTACGGTGAACATGACAGTAAATTCCAGGCGTTGGCGACCCACGTCACCCGCCACTGTCACGCCATTCCTGCCGCCGGGCACAACGCGCACCGGGACAATCCCGCCGCCGTTGCCTCTGCCCTGGCGCGAATTCTGCGTCTTGAGATAAAGGACACACTATGA
- the menF gene encoding isochorismate synthase MenF, translating to MFSISSALGYLHSRLAAAFPRTPGFCFFDAPFPLNDTFDPLTWLACQNAYPQFYWQQRSGAEEAAALGALIPFSSLPQAQQFLHLHPDDVRIWGLNAFDPDSGALFLPRLEWRRERGRAMLRLYLYSDSSLHDDAQCAADFLATLVGSTPLENVQQPCLEQHHFPEREGWETLINQALLTLSSGELDKVVLARATDYHFAHAVQAASLMAASRRLNHRCFHFMYVFDAQTAFLGSTPERLWRRRGMALRTEALAGTVANHDDDAQAQQLAGWLMNDDKNQRENMLVVEDICQRLQHQTGALEILPPQVLRLRKVQHLRRCIWGDLQTADDALCLQLLQPTAAVAGLPRREAWAFIEHHEPFEREWYAGSAGYLSRGQSEFCVALRSAKISGNTVRLYAGAGIVPGSDAQQEWQEIENKAAGLRSLLL from the coding sequence GTGTTTTCCATTTCCTCTGCGCTTGGCTATCTGCATAGCCGCCTGGCTGCTGCGTTTCCCCGAACGCCCGGTTTCTGCTTCTTTGATGCTCCTTTCCCGCTCAATGACACGTTTGATCCCCTGACATGGCTGGCCTGCCAAAACGCATATCCACAGTTTTACTGGCAACAGCGCAGCGGTGCTGAAGAAGCGGCCGCGCTTGGCGCGCTCATTCCTTTCTCCTCTTTGCCACAGGCTCAACAATTTTTACACCTACACCCGGACGATGTGCGGATCTGGGGGCTGAATGCGTTTGATCCTGATTCAGGCGCGCTGTTTTTACCGCGTCTGGAGTGGCGGCGAGAACGCGGGCGCGCCATGCTGCGTTTATACCTCTATAGCGACAGTTCGCTGCATGACGATGCCCAATGCGCAGCGGATTTTCTGGCCACGCTGGTGGGCTCCACACCGTTAGAAAACGTGCAGCAACCGTGCCTTGAGCAGCATCATTTTCCGGAGCGTGAAGGCTGGGAAACGTTGATCAACCAGGCGCTGTTAACGCTCAGTAGCGGCGAACTGGATAAAGTCGTGCTCGCCCGCGCCACCGATTACCACTTCGCCCACGCCGTTCAGGCCGCCTCGCTGATGGCCGCCAGCCGTCGCCTCAACCACCGCTGTTTTCACTTTATGTACGTCTTCGATGCGCAAACCGCTTTTTTAGGCTCGACGCCGGAACGGTTGTGGCGGCGTCGCGGAATGGCTCTGCGTACCGAAGCGCTCGCCGGAACGGTCGCCAATCATGACGATGACGCACAGGCGCAACAGCTTGCGGGCTGGCTGATGAATGACGATAAAAACCAGCGCGAAAATATGTTGGTGGTCGAAGATATCTGCCAGCGCCTGCAACACCAGACCGGGGCGCTGGAAATATTGCCGCCGCAGGTGCTGAGGCTGCGCAAAGTGCAGCATTTACGCCGTTGCATCTGGGGGGATCTGCAAACAGCGGATGATGCCCTGTGTTTACAGTTGCTCCAGCCGACCGCGGCGGTTGCCGGTTTGCCGAGGCGTGAAGCGTGGGCGTTTATCGAACACCATGAGCCGTTTGAACGGGAATGGTACGCCGGTTCGGCGGGGTATCTGTCGCGCGGGCAGAGTGAATTCTGCGTAGCGCTGCGTTCGGCGAAAATCAGCGGCAATACGGTCCGCCTCTATGCCGGGGCGGGGATTGTGCCGGGATCGGACGCGCAACAAGAGTGGCAGGAAATCGAGAATAAAGCGGCGGGGCTGCGATCATTGTTGCTGTAG
- the elaB gene encoding stress response protein ElaB, giving the protein MSYQFNSNIDDDLTLLSETLEEVLRSSGDPADQKYIELKARAEQALHDVKNRVSSASDTYYYRAKQAVYRADDYVHEKPWQGIGAGAAVGLVLGLLLARR; this is encoded by the coding sequence ATGTCATATCAATTCAATTCAAATATTGACGACGACCTGACCCTGCTGAGCGAAACGCTGGAAGAAGTACTCCGCTCCTCAGGCGACCCCGCTGACCAGAAGTATATCGAACTGAAAGCCCGCGCCGAACAGGCGCTGCATGATGTGAAAAACCGCGTCAGCAGTGCATCGGATACCTATTACTACCGTGCGAAACAAGCGGTGTACCGCGCCGACGACTATGTGCATGAAAAACCGTGGCAAGGTATTGGCGCCGGTGCTGCTGTTGGGCTGGTGCTCGGTCTGCTGTTAGCCCGCCGCTAA
- the nuoM gene encoding NADH-quinone oxidoreductase subunit M, whose protein sequence is MLLPWLILIPFIGGFLCWQTERFGVKVPRWIALITMGLTLALSLQLWLQGGYSLTQVTGFPQWQEEFKLDWIPRFGISIHLGMDGLSLLMVTLTGFLGVLAVLCSWREIEKYQGFFHLNLMWILGGVIGVFLAIDMFLFFFFWEMMLVPMYFLIALWGHKASDGKTRITAATKFFIYTQASGLVMLIAILALVLVHYNATGVWTFDYADLLKTPMSDNVEYLLMLGFFIAFAVKMPVVPLHGWLPDAHSQAPTAGSVDLAGILLKTAAYGLLRFSLPLFPNASAEFAPIAMWLGVIGIFYGAWMAFNQTDIKRLIAYTSVSHMGFVLIAIYTGSQLAYQGAVIQMIAHGLSAAGLFILCGQLYERLHTRDMRMMGGLWSKIKWLPALSMFFAVATLGMPGTGNFVGEFMILFGSYQVVPAITVISTFGLVFASVYSLAMLHRAYFGKAKSELANQTLPGLSLRELFMILVLVVLLVLLGFYPQPILDTSHSAMGNIQQWFVNSVTTTRP, encoded by the coding sequence ATGTTATTACCCTGGCTAATACTGATTCCCTTTATCGGTGGCTTCCTTTGCTGGCAAACCGAACGCTTCGGCGTCAAGGTGCCGCGCTGGATCGCGCTGATCACCATGGGACTGACGCTGGCGCTTTCTCTGCAACTTTGGTTGCAGGGTGGCTATTCACTGACGCAGGTCACCGGTTTCCCGCAATGGCAGGAAGAGTTCAAGCTTGACTGGATCCCGCGTTTTGGCATCAGCATCCATCTTGGTATGGATGGCCTGTCGCTGCTGATGGTAACCCTGACCGGTTTCCTCGGCGTGCTGGCGGTGCTCTGCTCCTGGCGTGAAATCGAAAAATATCAGGGCTTCTTCCACCTGAACCTGATGTGGATCCTGGGCGGCGTTATCGGCGTGTTCCTTGCCATCGACATGTTCCTGTTCTTCTTCTTCTGGGAAATGATGCTGGTGCCGATGTACTTCCTGATTGCGCTGTGGGGCCACAAAGCCTCCGACGGGAAGACGCGTATTACCGCGGCCACCAAGTTCTTCATTTACACCCAGGCGAGCGGTCTGGTGATGTTGATTGCCATCCTGGCGCTGGTGCTGGTGCACTACAACGCGACCGGCGTGTGGACTTTCGATTACGCTGACCTGCTGAAAACGCCGATGTCCGACAACGTCGAATATCTGCTGATGCTCGGTTTCTTCATCGCCTTCGCGGTGAAAATGCCGGTGGTTCCGCTGCATGGCTGGCTGCCGGATGCGCACTCGCAGGCACCGACCGCCGGTTCTGTTGACCTCGCGGGGATCTTGCTGAAAACCGCAGCCTACGGTCTGCTGCGTTTCTCTCTGCCGCTGTTCCCGAACGCGTCGGCGGAATTTGCGCCCATCGCGATGTGGCTTGGCGTCATCGGTATTTTCTACGGCGCGTGGATGGCCTTTAACCAGACCGATATCAAACGTCTGATCGCCTACACCTCTGTTTCGCACATGGGCTTCGTGCTGATTGCTATCTACACCGGCAGCCAACTGGCGTACCAGGGCGCGGTCATCCAGATGATTGCGCACGGTCTTTCTGCGGCCGGTCTGTTCATCCTGTGTGGTCAGCTTTACGAGCGTCTGCATACTCGCGACATGCGCATGATGGGCGGCTTGTGGAGCAAAATTAAGTGGTTGCCTGCGCTGTCGATGTTCTTCGCGGTGGCCACGCTCGGCATGCCGGGTACCGGTAACTTCGTCGGTGAATTCATGATCCTGTTCGGCAGCTACCAAGTTGTGCCGGCCATTACCGTGATTTCTACCTTCGGTCTGGTCTTCGCCTCGGTTTACTCGCTGGCGATGCTGCACCGGGCTTACTTCGGTAAAGCGAAAAGCGAACTCGCTAACCAGACGCTGCCGGGACTGTCACTGCGCGAGCTGTTTATGATCCTGGTGCTGGTTGTGCTTTTGGTACTGCTTGGCTTCTATCCGCAGCCGATTCTGGATACATCGCACTCTGCGATGGGCAATATCCAGCAGTGGTTTGTTAATTCTGTTACTACTACAAGGCCGTAA
- a CDS encoding GNAT family N-acetyltransferase produces the protein MIRWQDLHHAELTVPELYALLKLRCEVFVVEQTCPYLDVDGDDLVGENRHLLGWQDDRLVAYARILKSDDNFSPVAIGRVIVSAQVRGEKLGYQLMQRAVASCEQHWPQHALYLSAQAHLQRFYGQFGFLPVTDVYDEDGIPHIGMAREVSQA, from the coding sequence ATGATCCGCTGGCAAGACCTGCACCACGCCGAACTCACCGTCCCTGAGTTGTATGCCCTGTTAAAACTGCGCTGCGAAGTGTTTGTTGTTGAACAGACCTGTCCCTATCTTGATGTCGATGGCGATGATCTGGTCGGCGAGAACCGCCATCTGCTTGGCTGGCAGGATGATCGGCTGGTGGCTTATGCGAGGATTCTGAAAAGTGACGATAATTTCTCCCCCGTCGCGATTGGTCGCGTGATTGTCAGCGCGCAGGTTCGCGGCGAAAAATTAGGTTATCAACTGATGCAACGCGCCGTGGCCTCATGCGAGCAGCACTGGCCGCAGCACGCGCTGTACCTGAGCGCGCAGGCGCATTTGCAAAGGTTTTACGGCCAATTTGGTTTCCTGCCCGTCACCGATGTGTACGACGAAGATGGCATTCCTCACATTGGTATGGCGCGCGAGGTCAGCCAGGCGTAA
- the menD gene encoding 2-succinyl-5-enolpyruvyl-6-hydroxy-3-cyclohexene-1-carboxylic-acid synthase: protein MSISSFNRRWAAVILEALTRHGVRHVCIAPGSRSTPLTLAAAENRALIHHTHFDERGLGHLALGLAKASNEPVAVIVTSGTAVANLYPALIEAGLTGEKLVLLTADRPPELIDCGANQAIRQPGMFASHPAESIALPRPSQDIPARWLVSAIDNLLGTLHGGAVHINCPFAEPLYGEMDDTGLAWLQALGGWWQDDKPWLQASTRLSSEKQRDWFFWRQKRGVVVAGRMSAAEGRQLAEWAKTLGWPLIGDVLSQTGQPLPCADLWLGNSLAIEELNQAQIVLQFGSSLTGKRLLQWQATCRPEEYWLIDRLSGRLDPAHHRGRRLVSDVASWLAQHPAEPRAPWCEVIPFLSEQAWEKVCARRDTFGEAQLAHRIADYLPEQGQLFLGNSLVVRLVDALGQLPVGYPVYSNRGASGIDGLLSTAAGVQRATARPTLVIVGDLSALYDLNALALLRQVSAPFVLLVVNNNGGQIFSLLPTPPAEREQFYLMPQHVHFDHAAAMFGLHYHRPENWDALEQALNGAWHKPGATVIELVVNDTDGAQTLQSLLAQVSQL from the coding sequence ATGTCAATAAGTTCATTTAACCGACGCTGGGCGGCGGTGATCCTCGAAGCCTTAACCCGCCACGGCGTCAGGCATGTCTGCATTGCGCCGGGATCACGTTCCACCCCTTTAACGTTGGCCGCAGCGGAAAACCGCGCGCTGATTCATCACACCCATTTTGATGAGCGCGGGCTGGGTCACCTCGCGCTGGGGTTAGCAAAAGCCAGCAATGAGCCCGTGGCGGTGATTGTGACGTCCGGTACGGCGGTTGCGAATCTCTATCCCGCGCTGATTGAAGCGGGCCTGACCGGTGAAAAACTGGTGCTGCTGACCGCCGATCGCCCGCCAGAACTGATTGATTGCGGCGCTAACCAGGCCATCCGCCAGCCGGGCATGTTCGCCTCGCACCCGGCAGAATCCATTGCGTTACCGCGCCCCTCGCAGGATATCCCGGCGCGCTGGCTGGTTTCCGCCATTGATAACCTGCTCGGCACGTTACACGGCGGGGCGGTGCATATTAACTGCCCGTTCGCCGAACCGCTGTACGGTGAAATGGACGATACCGGCCTCGCCTGGCTGCAGGCATTGGGCGGCTGGTGGCAGGATGATAAACCCTGGCTGCAAGCCTCAACGCGACTCAGCAGCGAGAAACAGCGCGACTGGTTTTTCTGGCGTCAAAAACGCGGCGTCGTGGTGGCGGGGCGCATGAGCGCCGCCGAAGGCCGCCAACTGGCTGAATGGGCGAAAACCCTCGGCTGGCCGCTGATTGGCGATGTGCTTTCGCAAACCGGGCAACCTTTGCCGTGCGCCGATCTCTGGCTGGGCAACAGCCTGGCGATTGAAGAACTGAACCAGGCGCAAATCGTCTTGCAATTTGGCAGTAGCCTGACCGGGAAACGGCTGTTGCAGTGGCAGGCCACTTGCCGGCCTGAAGAGTACTGGCTGATTGATCGTCTTTCGGGACGGCTTGATCCCGCACACCATCGCGGTCGCCGCTTGGTTTCGGATGTTGCCAGTTGGCTGGCGCAACATCCCGCAGAGCCGCGCGCGCCGTGGTGTGAAGTCATTCCTTTCCTTTCCGAACAGGCGTGGGAAAAAGTCTGTGCCCGGCGCGACACCTTCGGCGAGGCGCAACTGGCGCACCGCATCGCGGACTATTTGCCCGAACAGGGGCAACTGTTTCTTGGCAACAGCCTGGTGGTGCGGCTGGTCGATGCGCTGGGCCAATTGCCGGTGGGTTACCCGGTTTATAGCAATCGCGGCGCGAGCGGTATTGATGGCCTGCTTTCCACGGCGGCAGGCGTGCAGCGGGCCACGGCGCGCCCGACACTGGTCATCGTCGGCGATCTCTCCGCGCTTTACGATCTCAACGCGCTGGCGCTGCTGCGGCAGGTTTCCGCGCCGTTTGTCCTGCTGGTGGTCAATAACAACGGTGGGCAAATCTTCTCGCTGTTACCCACGCCGCCCGCCGAGCGCGAACAATTTTATTTGATGCCGCAACATGTGCATTTCGATCATGCCGCTGCCATGTTCGGCCTGCATTATCATCGTCCGGAAAATTGGGACGCACTGGAACAGGCACTTAACGGTGCCTGGCACAAACCGGGGGCGACGGTGATTGAATTGGTGGTGAACGACACTGATGGTGCGCAAACATTGCAAAGCCTGCTCGCACAGGTGAGCCAGTTATGA
- the nuoN gene encoding NADH-quinone oxidoreductase subunit NuoN has translation MTITPQHLIALLPLLIVGLTVVVVMLSIAWRRNHFFNATLSVIGLNVALLSLWFVGQAGAMDVTPLMRVDGYAMLYTGLVLLASLATCTFAYPWLEGYTDNKEEFYLLVLIAALGGILLANANHMAALFLGIELISLPLFGLVGYAFRQKNSLEASIKYTILSAAASSFLLFGIALVYAQTGNLSFAAIGKSLGEGMLHEPLLLAGLGMMIVGLGFKLSLVPFHLWTPDVYQGAPAPVSTFLATASKIAIFGVLMRLFLYAPVGESEAVRVVLGIIAFASILFGNLMALSQTNIKRLLGFSSIAHLGYLLVALIALQSGQMSMESVGVYLAGYLFSSLGAFGVVSLMSSPYRGPDAESLYSYRGLFWHRPILSAVMTVMMLSLAGIPMTLGFIGKFYILAVGVQAHLWWLTAAVVLGSAIGLYYYLRVAVSLYLNAPQQLNRDAPSNWAYSAGGIVVLISALLVLLLGIYPQPLISIVQLAMPMM, from the coding sequence ATGACAATAACTCCACAACACCTGATTGCGCTGCTGCCGCTGCTGATCGTCGGATTGACGGTGGTGGTTGTGATGCTCTCCATTGCGTGGCGACGCAACCATTTTTTCAATGCCACGCTGTCGGTCATTGGTCTTAACGTCGCGCTGCTCTCTTTGTGGTTCGTCGGCCAGGCTGGCGCAATGGATGTCACGCCGTTGATGCGTGTCGACGGTTACGCCATGCTTTACACCGGGCTGGTGCTGCTGGCGAGCCTCGCCACTTGTACCTTTGCCTACCCGTGGCTTGAGGGCTATACCGATAACAAAGAAGAGTTCTATCTGCTGGTATTGATTGCCGCGCTGGGTGGAATTCTGCTGGCGAACGCCAACCATATGGCGGCGCTGTTCCTCGGTATTGAACTGATTTCGCTGCCGTTATTCGGGCTGGTGGGCTACGCCTTCCGCCAGAAAAACTCGTTAGAAGCCAGTATCAAATACACCATTCTTTCCGCGGCGGCCTCGTCATTCCTGCTGTTCGGTATCGCGCTGGTGTACGCCCAAACCGGGAACCTGTCGTTTGCCGCCATCGGTAAGAGCCTTGGTGAAGGCATGCTGCACGAACCGTTGCTGTTGGCGGGCTTGGGTATGATGATTGTTGGCCTCGGCTTTAAACTCTCTCTGGTGCCGTTCCACTTATGGACACCGGATGTTTACCAGGGCGCGCCTGCGCCGGTCTCCACATTCCTGGCGACCGCCAGCAAAATCGCCATCTTTGGTGTGCTGATGCGTCTGTTCCTCTACGCGCCAGTAGGGGAAAGTGAAGCCGTGCGTGTGGTGCTGGGTATTATCGCCTTCGCCTCGATCCTGTTCGGTAACCTGATGGCGCTGAGCCAGACCAACATCAAACGTCTGCTCGGTTTCTCCTCTATCGCGCATCTGGGTTATCTGCTGGTGGCGCTGATTGCGCTGCAAAGCGGCCAAATGTCGATGGAAAGCGTCGGGGTTTATCTGGCCGGTTACCTGTTCAGCAGCCTCGGCGCGTTCGGTGTCGTGAGCCTGATGTCCAGCCCGTATCGCGGCCCGGACGCCGAGTCGCTCTACTCCTACCGTGGCCTGTTCTGGCATCGCCCGATTCTGTCGGCGGTGATGACCGTGATGATGCTGTCGCTGGCGGGTATCCCGATGACGTTAGGCTTTATCGGTAAGTTCTACATTCTGGCTGTCGGTGTGCAGGCGCACCTGTGGTGGCTGACCGCCGCCGTGGTGCTCGGTTCGGCAATCGGTTTGTATTACTACCTGCGTGTGGCGGTGAGCCTCTATCTGAACGCGCCGCAACAGTTGAACCGCGATGCGCCGTCCAACTGGGCTTACAGCGCAGGCGGGATCGTGGTGCTGATCTCCGCATTGCTGGTGCTGCTGCTCGGTATCTACCCGCAGCCGCTGATCAGCATTGTGCAACTGGCGATGCCGATGATGTAA